The genomic stretch GATATGAAGAACACTAAGGAGAGACTTTATCCAAGTGAGTTCAGTAGCTATGCTGGCAAGATTTTTAAACTTGGCCTCTGTAGAAGACTTGGATATAGTTTGTTGCTTTTTGGACTGTCATGCTATGAGATTGTTGCGAAAAAAGATCTAATATACACTGGTGGACCGTCTGTCATTAGGGTCAGCAGCCCAATCAACATCACAAAACCCAGCCAAGTCAAGAGATGATGGCTTTCGAATGTACAAGCCATAATCTATTTAACCTGAGAGATATTTGAAGATTCTTTTGACATCAGCCTAGTGAGATTGATGAGGAGTTTGCATAAATTGATAGACCTTATTTACACTAAAAGAAATTTCTTGTCGTGTAATTGTCAAGTACTGTAATGCACCAACAACAGACCTGTAAAATTGGGGGCTCTCAATGGGTTCACTACCATATGTAGAAAGACAAAGTCCTGCAGTCATTGATGTAGATTGAGTCTTAGAAAAATTAAGCTTTGCTCGGGCTAGAAGATCTATGAGATATTTAGCTTGAGACAAATGAACAACATCTTGAGTATGAATGACTTCAATGCTTAAGAAAACACTTAATTTACCAAGATCTTTGAGTGAACATTTGATTAAGATCTAAAATAATAGAGGAAATGAACTGTGGAGAGCTCCTTGTGATAAGTATGTCATTCATATATACTAAAACTATAGTTGTATGACTACTATGATACCTGACAAACATAGAGTGATCTGCTTGAGAAGAAATGAAGccaaaggaaagaaaaacagaagCAAGTTTCTCAAACCAGACTCTTGGTGCCTTTTTGAGGCTATACAAGGCTTTGTGAAGTTTGCAAACATCTGTAGGTCTTAAAATATCTTCAAAACCTGGTGCTTGGTGCATGAATACTTCTTCATTTGAGTCCCCATTTAACAAGGCATTTTTGACATCTAATTAGTGAATATGCCAGCCGCGTGAGAGTGCAAATGTAAGCACAAACCTTATGATTACAGGCAGAATGTCCCTTGAAAATCAAACCCAGATTGTTGATGAAAGCCTTTAACCACTAATTGCGCCTTATACGTGGTCAACATTTTCTTTTactttaaaaatccacttgcaGAGTATAGGATGAGGACCTTCAGGAAGAGAAACCAGACTCCAGGTGTTATTCTTTGCTAAAACATCTAGTTCTTCCTCCAAAGCATACTTCTGGTGATCACTAACAATAGCTTTCGTCACAGAAGATGGTACAAATGTGGACAAATAAACCATAGGTTTGTGCATACCACTCTTGGCTTTGGTTTGCATTGAGTGTGAGTTAGCGGCAGTAATAGTAGGCGTTGGAACAATTTGAATCAAATCAATAGTTGTAGCTTAAGGAAGAGTCGACTAAGTGATACATCCCAAATTTCGCAACAACACCTAAACCTAGAATGTCAGAAAGCACTTCAAGACAAACAAAGTATTGATTAGTACTTAATGGCAAGGGTTCAAGGTTGGATATAGGTACATGTTGATTAGAGGAATAGGACGCACTGTGAATAGGAGAAGATGAAGAGTTAGAAGGAACTACACTAGATGGAGTAAAATTTGAAGATTGTTGTCTGTGTAATAAAGGAGGTGAAACTGAGGGAGGAACAATTGGTGTAGAGGATAGAATTTGAGCTATAGGTTTAAGGGATGATGAAGTGGAGAAGGGAAAAGAATATTCATGAAAGGTGTAGTAACCAGGTTACTTATTtcttagacctctttatttatgtgACTATAtcttgtttttaattattttatattatagttTTTCACTTAAGTTGTGGAGATAGAATAAGGTTTAATATGGAATTATTTATTGGTTATGATTATTATATTATAGTATGGTTTCTATGGTATAGTTAGAATAAAGTTTATAGTTTTATAATATAGTTTAGTGGGTAGTTTATTTAGAATTATTGAcagaataaaatattatttttattaatgtgGCAAAAATGTATAGATTAGTTAGGGTTTATTTTACCtaattaagtatgaaaaataagaCAATAGTCCTAAACTTTTTTGTGGGATTTAGTAGCAAGTAATtgattaattagatttttatattattttaatattaggtccaaatttttttatttaaattaagtgtttattttatatgtttaagtAAGGAAAATAGTTAGAATCTTTTAACCATTGGAAGTTATTTTTGTGGAGTTTGTTTAGCAACTAAGTAACTAAgtggatttttttttacatattttgttattattttggTGTGGCCGAAATATGCATAAATATTTggggatttgaatttttttaaaattagattTGTGGTTAGAGAGATTATAGGAGGGAATTTaggagagaatcaaggaaattCTAGTGTAGTTAGTTTTTCcaagagcctataaatagaacctatTCCTTATCATTTTTTTCCTCTCACATTCACTCTTGCTTTCACATTCTCTCTTAAacgcacacactctctctctccctcttgtttCCCTGCACCCACCACCCACATAAACCCTAGGTCAAGCTCTCATCATCACCATCACATTTTTGAAACCCTAGTAAACCATAGTGTGGTTGTACCACACCTAAACCCTAATTGCATCAAAGTTTCAAAACACTAACCTTAATCAAACATAGCTAAACCATCGTGTCCACATAGCCACACAACCAAACCTACATTTTCTCATTGCCAAAATTGTACATGCATTTAACGATCTAGGGTTTTCTTCAAGATCATGTTTGAGGTATAGTTGAGTTCTGATTTTGTTGTGAGATTTAGATCTATTAGTTTATATTTTAATGTTGATATTATGTTTAGGAAATAATGTTCTAAGAGGGATTAGCGTATAAAAGACTCAAGTATAAATTATGCGCatcacactcaaggtaaggaaaattaggtagtgtaGATGTTAGATCTATTATTTTATATgactaacatttcaggtacatgGAAATGGTAAGGGTGGAGCACTAGCACTTTCTTTTAGGTCGTGGAGGCATTGTGGTATAGTGGATTGTGAGATGTCCAACCATTATAACTCTTATTTGTTTCAGTAGATGTCTTGATTTGTTATTTATGTGTTTATGACTAATGTTATGGTTGCATGATATAATTTATGACCTAGATCTGTGTATGATCTCTAGTATGTCTAAGATATATAATGGATTATGACTTTGGATTCTATTTTAATTCTAGTATTGGATGTGAAATTGTCTATTAtgagtttattgtttatttttgtaTGACTTGTTGTGTATTTTCTTACTGAGCTTAGAAGatcattcctttcttttattgttGCAAATATCATAGCTTTAGAAGAACTGCGAAGGCAGCAACAACCCCACTAAAACTGTCAACCATAAGCGCAAAATATGGTACCCTTGTCACAGGTTTTACAAATGGCTGAACATCGCTTCGAGGTTGTTTATTAGCGCTTTAGAGAGAAACAGCCACCAAAATTTGATGGCGAGTCTGATAAAGTGGAAGCAGAAGAATGGTGTCTATTCAATCTATACTAAAGCATATGAGACTGAACAATGAAGACAGGGTCTCGTGTGCTTCTAGCTGCCTCAAGagagatgcccgcatctggtgggacgtagTGGCACAGACCAGAAATGTGCCCACACTGACATGGAATGATTTTCTGCAAGTCTTTAATAAGAAGTATTACATCCCTGCTATCTTGGCCACATGGGTGGACAAGGTCATTACCCTCACCCAGGGCAATTCAACCCTAACTGAATACGCTAGAAAGTTTGACAGTCTGGCTATGTTTGCACCACATACTGTGCCGATAGAAACATTGCAGATTCAACAGTTTGTGAAGTGGTTAAAACCTATGATCGCTAGAGAGGTAAAGTTGGTTAGAGGGATAGCCACATATGCTAAAACACTGGAAATAACATTAGAAGTTGAACTGTCAGAGGAGACTATCTAGAAAGAAAATGCTACTAGAAGAGATGCGAAGAAGGGGAACGCTGGGCAACATGACCATAAGATGAAGCACCTTGGTGGTCAAACTTAGGAGGTAGACAAAAAGGGTAAATTAGTGGCATCTAGCGGTGGTACCAAAAAGCCATATGTCGAATACCCCTAATGCCCAACTTGTAAGAGAAAGCATCCAGGAGAATGTCGAATTCTGAAAAAATGATGTTTTAATAGTGGTATAGAAGGCCATATGTAGAAAGATTGTCCAAAGGCGAAGGAGCATAAAAGAGACAACAAAGTAGTTCCTCCCTGAGTTTTTGCTCTCACCCAAAGAGAAGAAGTAACTAGTAACACGTTTGTGACAGGTCAACTTATTATTTCTGGTAAATTATgcaatgtattatttgattcTGGAGCTACGCGTTCTTTTATTTCTCAAAGAATGATAGGCGAACTAGAAAAGCATTTCGAATATCTTAGTAGTATGTTCGTTATGAAATTACACTTGGGAGAGGTGGTACTATCTAGTAGAGGGGGGCGTGGCACGACATTCAGAATTGAAGGTAAAGAACTACCAGTGGATTCAATTGAACTAAACATTAAAGATTACGACATagtactgggcatggattggctaccAAGACACATAGCAACAACAGACTataagggaaaaattgtcattttcaaAAAAGACGAAGGGATGCAATCCATTTTTTGAAGGAGATGTATCCCATACTAGAATTCCTAGAATCTTAATGCTTATGGCGCGAAAACTAATGAGCAACGGTTACCAAGCATTACTGCTAACATGGTAGACAAGTCTCGGGAGACGCACTTAAAGCCGGAGAATGTCCATATGGTTTGTGAATTTCCCGAGGTATTTCTCGAAGATTTACTGAGATTGCCTCCGAGCCGACAGATCGAATTTATAATAGAACAAGCACCAGAGACATCGCTGATCTCAAAAGCTCCCTACCGTATGGCACCCTCAGAATTAAAGGAAGTAAAGATACAACTTCAGAAGCAGCTAGACAAAGGTTTCATAAGACCTATcgactcaccatggggtgcgccaATACTTTTTCTCAAGAAGAAAGATAGGAGCATGCATATGTGTATCTATTATCGGGACTTTAAAAGGGTAAAAATCAAGAACAGGTACACGTTACCTCATATGGACGATCTATTCGATCAATTAGAAGGAGCTACTGTGTTCTCAAGGATAGATCTGCAGTCAGGCTATGATGAACTTAGAGTGCAGGAataagatattcctaagacaaccatAAAGACAAGATATGAGCACTACGAGTTTCTGGTAATGTAATTCGGTCTAACCAACGCACCAGCAACATTAATGGTCCTAGTGAACcgggttttcaaggattacctGGATAATTTCATAGCAGTtttcattgatgatatattgatcTACTCTAAGATAAAggtcgagcatgaggaacatctCTGATTGACACTAAGGCGACTTAAGGAGCACCAGTTGTACGCAAAGTACAAAAAGTGCGAGTGCTGGTTAGAAAAGGTGGCATTTTTAAGCCACATTGTGTCAAAATAGGGGATAGAAGTAGACCCTCTAAtaatagaggcagttagggactGGCCAAAACCCTAGAATTCCTCAGAGGTGAGAAGTTTTATAGGGTTAGCAGGGTATTACATGAGGTTTATGGAAGGGTTTTCTAGAATAGCCACACCTTTGACCAATTTGACatagaaacaacaaaagttcacgTGGAtagagaagtgtgaagaaagcttccaactACTAAAAAAAATTCGTGTCAGAACTATTTTTGTGTGTCCCCAATAATCGAGAtaagtttgtggtgtactgtgatgcatcaaaacaagggttaggatgtgtgttgatgcagaatgaaagAGTTATTGCCTACGCCTTAAGACATCTAAAGGAGTAGGAACAGCAACACAcaactcatgacttagagttgacaactgtggtctttgcattgaagatttggagacactatctttatggagaaaagtgcAAAATTTATAcagaccataaaagtttgaagtacttctttacgcaaaaggagcttaacatgagacAGAGAAGATTGTTGGAATTGGTAAAAGACTAcaattgtgagattttgtactaTCTTAAAAAGGCCAACGTAGTAGTAGATGCCCTTAGTAGGCGTAGTTATGGGGGTGTTGCAATGCTCAAGGAAATGGTGGAACCTCTCCGAAATGATATTATAAGATCCGAGATTGAAATAGTCACGGGAAAGTTAGCCAACCTCACAATCAAGTTCACGCTTCTAGAGGATATTAGAGAGGAGCTACGACAAGATGATTTTCTTCTCAAGAAGCTGACTCTTTTACAAAATTCGGAGGATGCAGATTTATCAGCAAATCGAGTGTGTGTATTAGTTGAAACAGAATCATGTAAGAGGCACATACTACTCCTTATTCACTTCATCAAGGGCCGACTAAAATGCACAAAGATGTCAAGACAGtgtattggtggctgggaatgaagacGGACATAGATGAGTTTGTAGTAAAGTGCATAACCTGTCAACAAGTAAAGACTAAGCATCAGAGACCTACGGGGACATTGCAACTATTGGAgattccataatggaagtgggaggaaagTGCAATGGATTTTGTAATTGGATTGCCTAGGACCATGACACAGTATGATTTTGTGTGGATGATTATAGACAAACTCACAAAGTCCACTCATTTTCTACCAATCTGTACTAGGTATAATGCAGAGCAGTACACAGAGATTTCGTGGCAGTAAGGTTGCTAAGACAATAATCTCTACCAGAGGGTTAGTTTTCACATCCAAATTCTGCGAATGTTTATAGGTATTATGGGAAGTAAGTTAAAGTTAAGAACAACTTTCCATCGTTAGACAGATGGTTAGTCAGAACGTGCCATACAAATTTTACAAGTGATACTGGGAGCTTGTACTTTAGACTTTCCAGGGTCTGTGAGTAAATACCTTCCACTTATGGAATTcacttacaacaacagttatcaagccACGATAGGAATGGCACCATTTGAAATGTTGTATGGGCATAAATGTAGaacaccacttcattgggatgaggtgggTGAAAGGCAACTGTCGGGTCCAAACACAGTGAGAGAGGTGATGGAAgcggtagaaaagataagacaaagaGTGGTAACAGATCAGAATCATTAGAATAGCTATGCAGACTCTTAGAGGCAACACCTAGAGTTTGCAGTAGGTGACCATGTTTTTCTGAAAGTATCTCccatgaaggggattatgcgttttGATAAGCAAGGGAATCTTAGCTCGTGATTTATATGTCCTTTCGAGTAATTGGAAAAAAATGAGCAAGTAGCATATCGCTTCGCATTGCCACCATCGCTATCAGAAACGCATAATGTGTTCCACGTCTCAATGCTGAGGAAATATGTATCCGATTAGTCCCATGTGTTTAATCATGAAACTCTGGAGCTGGAGCAGGACTTGAGTTATGTAGAATGACCAGTACGCATTCTAGAGAAGGGAgttaaggagttaaggtccaagaGTATCCCTATAGTAAAAGTTCTCTGGAGTAATAGTAGTGAGTGAGAAGCAACCAGGGAACAAGAAGAAGACATGAGGCAACAGTACCCCAAGATTTTTGGTAAGTCAAATTTCGTGGacaaaatttctttaaggaggggagaattgtagtaatcaggttacctttctcttagacctctttatttatgtgactatatgttgtttttatttattttatagtatagttttaacttgagttgtggtgatagaatatggtttaatatgaaaattatttattgcttatgattattatagtatagtatgaTTTCTATGTTATAGTTAGAATAAAGTTTATAGTTTTATAATATAGTTTTCTGGATAGTTAATTTAGAATTATTTAGAgatcaaaatattatttttattaatgtgGTTAAAATGTATATATTAATTAGGGTTTGTTTTATCtaattaagtatgaaaaataagaTAAGAGTCCTAAACTACTTAGGCCTATTTTTGTGGAATTTAGTAGCAAGTAATtgattaattagatttttatattattttaatattaggtccgaaattatttatttaaataaggattttattttattagtttatGTAAGGAAATTAGTTTGAATCTTTTAACCATTTGGAGCTATTTTGTGGAGTTTTTTTTTTAGCAATTAAGAAACTAAGTggattttcttttaatatttttttccattattttaGTGTGGCCAAATTATGCATATATATTTGgggatttcaaattttttgaaaaaaaataaatttttggtTAGAGTTATTATAGGTGGAATTTAGGAGTGAATCAAGAGAATTCTAGGGTAGTTAGTTTTTCcaagagcctataaatagaacatattccttctctttttttttcttctcccaTTCACTCTTGTATTCTCCTTCTCTCTCACACGCACACACATTCTATCTCTCTCCATCTTGTTGTCGTGCACCCACAACCCACATAAACCCTTGGCCGACCTCTCATCATCACCATCAACTCTTCATAATTTTCCAAACCCTAATAAACCCTAGAGTGGTTGTACCCCACCTAAACCTTAATTGCATCAAAGTTTCAAAACCCTAACCTTAATCACACATAGTCTAACCCTAGTGTCCACAAGGCCACACAACCAAAGCTACTTTTTCTCATTGCCAAATGCATGCAAAGATCTAGGGTTTTCTTCATGATTAAGGTTGAGGTATAGTTAAGTTTTGATTTTGTTGTGAGATTTAAATCAATTAGTTTATATTTTGATGTTGGTATTATGTTTATAAAATAAGTTTCTAAGCAAGATTAGCGTACAAAGAACTCAAGTATATTTTATGTGCACTACACACAAGGTAAGGAACACTGGGTAGTATAGATCTTAGATCTTCTATTTTATATggctaacatttcaggtacatgGAAAGGGTAAGGGTGGAGTACTAGCGCTCCCTTTTAGGCTGTGGAGGCACTGTGGTATAGTGGACAGTGGAGATGTTCAACCATTATAGCTCTTATTTGTTTCAGTAGACGTCCTAATCTGTTATTCATGTGTTTATGGCTAATGTTATGATTGCGTGATATATTTTATGACCTAGATCTGTGTGTGATCTTTAGTATGACTGGGATATAGAATGGATTATGACTTTTTATTCTATTATAATTCTGGTATTGCATGTGAAATTGTTTGTTATGAGTTTATGGTTGATTTCAGTATGCTTTGTTGTgtatttttcttactgggcttagaagctcattcctttcttttattgttGCAAATTAAGGTAACCTTAGATGACCGGTGGCGAGCGGATTCCTGATAGCAAGACTGGTGAGAATATGTGGGGTCGTATAGCCGCATGTTATTTTCTTTGGAAAATTATGAAACTTTATGATTAAACGTTTCCTAGTTTTGTTTTTTCTATTGTaaagattattatttatttttcttaaacccgggctatgtttattttaatttgtcaATAAAAAGGTGACACTTTTCcgatttattaaatttattttcaacGTTTTTATTTTCTAAAGTCATAGTTAGAATATAGGGTGTTACAAAAGGTTACTTCTCTGGAGATATATATTCTTTCTTCTTGACTTAAACACATGTAGCTTTTATGAACAAGGCTGTAAACAAGAAATGTACACTTGGTTGCTTAAAATTATTACTTGTGTCTATTATATGGTCGGATTTTTTGATAACAAGCACAACCAAAGACTCTAATAGATGCATAATAAAGttgtttttgaaaaattatttgaaaaggaGACATAAAATTCCTTTTTTGTGTTGGTAAACggttaattaaataagttgttgTTCTAAATGCTTCATCCTAAAATTTGAGCGGCATATTTACATGAACTAAGAGTGATAAACCACATTCAACTATatctttatgttttcttttaacaGTGGCATTTTTTCCATGGTGTGTGGGCAAGAAAATTTGTGCAAAATCCCATTTTCTTCTAAGTATGGATCAAATGCTTCGAACTCTCCCCCACCATATGTTGGAAGGGCTTTGATTGGGAGAAAAAATTGTAATTAAATTTTCTTTTTGAATTTAAGGAAGGTGGAAAAAGCTTCTCATTTGGCTCGTAAGAGATAAAGCAATGTGTACCTACTGTAGGAATCAACAAAACTAATGTAGTAAATGTAACCACAAGATGATGTGTGGTGTAGAACCCCATAGGTCCATGTGAATGAGCTCTAGAGGTGTTGAATATGTGGTTTCAGAAATTTGAAATGAAAGTTTATGAGCTTTGCAAACACACATGAAAAAATGAAAGACACCTTTACTAATAGAATGAATGTTACATTTATTCATAATTGCTTTTATAGTGTTGGCAGATGGATGACCCAACTTGCCATGCCAAATCTAAAAAATAGAGGGATTATTCTAGgacaaagaaagaaaaatagcgAGATTATATGGAAATAAGGTTGCTAACACACTTGTGGGAGAGGATGGGCAGACATAAAGCTCGATGTAATAGATGAAGGAGAATGTAGACTGATTTGAGTAGGATCCAGAACATACAAACCTCGATCGAGGATGCCAGTAAGAAGTATCCTCTTGGATACTTGATCATTCACAAAACAATAGTCGAcataaaattcaaaagaaaacaTTATTGTTTGTTGCGAATTGAGAGACACTTAACATATATTTTGTTATAGCTGGAACATGTAAGACATTATGGAGAACAAGAGACATGGATTGATAAGGGTAAATTATAGTTGAATTACCAACATGTTTAATATCAAAAATTGAACATTTTGACCATTAAATGTGAGGTGATTAGTAGCTCTTGAATCCGGATGTAACAtctcaaattcgctaataaggtttagtgcctcaTTTAGTGTcctgggagggcataaatggattaatatgtgaatttaattgactatatgtgtgattatgtggcatatatgagttatattgtgatgtgaatatttatgcatgtttgtctgtattaaatatgtatgtgggcccgtttttgttaATAAAGGTATTTTTACAATTTTGATCggttgagggtataattataattacatgtgttatgtgattgagagcACATtagtatgtggatatatttgtgatacttGACACTAGGCGATCCTAGTGAACGAgttggcagaaaagtcacaatacagtcaaatacccggctcggggtgaaccTAGGTGTATTTTAGTAATCTTGTACGTTGTtggggtttatcgggtaatgggaagttatttggtgattatttgggtatgtcggggttaattttgaattcatattattatttgaggtttagtggaaaATGGTGGCAAAGAATGATTTCGCTTTTGGAGGCAAAAAAGGACTAAGGCTAAGGCTAGAGGTGTTTTGGTCTTTTCCCTAACCTTAGATAGACTTAGGCTATAGAAGACTTCAGAAATCAGAACCAAAACAAAACACTCAGTTCactttcactctctctctctctctcgttttctttctctctttttgttCCTTGGAGGTGTTTCTTTGATCCTTGAACAGAGCTCTTGAACTTTGAATCTAGAAGCAACTCTTTCGAGCTTTCCTTTTTGAATTCTTGGGGAGTTCTTGAATTTTGTTGTTTGGGGATGTTTTAGACGCTATGGATTGTTATCTATTATGTATCTGCATTGGTGGAATAGTTTGGGTGGTCAATTTGAGGTGGAAACTGAGTTTTGAGTAGTTTTGGGTGAGATTCCGATTTCTGAAATCACTAAATTTTCTGGGTTCATGGGGTTGCGCTGCGACGTTGTTCCTGGTGTGCTGCGGCATACATGAACTCTTGGGCTAGGGAAATTCTCTAAATCACCTTGGCGTCGCGATGCTTGGTGAGCTGCGCCAAGACACGTGTCCAATGAAATGGGGGTCAagactctctgacttgtagagagtCACGACGCTTGTGAGGGGCGTCGCGACTCAAATTGAGGATTTGGGACAAATAGGGTTTGTGAgcacgagaactcaaacctaatggCTCAAGAATGATTCtaatacccggtttagtaga from Humulus lupulus chromosome 5, drHumLupu1.1, whole genome shotgun sequence encodes the following:
- the LOC133779128 gene encoding uncharacterized protein LOC133779128, yielding MRQRRLLELVKDYNCEILYYLKKANVVVDALSRRSYGGVAMLKEMVEPLRNDIIRSEIEIVTGKLANLTIKFTLLEDIREELRQDDFLLKKLTLLQNSEDADLSANRVCVLVETESWSVSKYLPLMEFTYNNSYQATIGMAPFEMLYGHKCRTPLHWDEVGERQLSGPNTVREVMEAVEKIRQRVVTDQNH